One genomic region from Mauremys reevesii isolate NIE-2019 linkage group 7, ASM1616193v1, whole genome shotgun sequence encodes:
- the SYVN1 gene encoding E3 ubiquitin-protein ligase synoviolin isoform X2 → MFRTAVMMAASLALTSVVVAHAYYLKHQFYPTVVYLTKSSPSMAVLYIQAFVLVFLLGKFMGKVFFGQLRAAEMEHLLERSWYAVTETCLAFTVFRDDFSPRFVALFTLLLFLKCFHWLAEDRVDFMERSPNISWLFHFRIISLMLLLGVLDFLFVSHAYHSILTRGASVQLVFGFEYAILMTMVLTIFIKYILHSVDLQSENPWDNKAVYMLYTELFTGFIKVLLYMAFMTIMIKVHTFPLFAIRPMYLAMRQFKRAVTDAIMSRRAIRNMNTLYPDATPEELQAMDNVCIICREEMVMGAKRLPCNHIFHTSCLRSWFQRQQTCPTCRMDVLRASLPTQSQTPPEQQEQAQQQQPPPHHPPLIPQPPNFPQGILPPFPPGMFPLWPPIGPFPPVPGVQPPNNAENPSAASSVPSTSGIQTTASTSRPGGDSASGSDTAPVGAVPGFPFPPPWMGMSLPPLFGFPPMPVPPAGFAGLTDEELRAMEGHDRQHLEARLQCLQNIHTLLDAAMLQINQYLTVLATIGSPRPTQLPSSLNTSTSSQEPPTRESTTFNSPNSTSSPGTSPAVEPDSTGQTDDPSGLVGAEGYTEPAGHEEEEEQPLPGEPDTAELRRRRLQKLESSSPPSH, encoded by the exons ATGTTCCGAACGGCAGTCATGATGGCTGCCAGCCTGGCTCTGACATCGGTGGTAGTGGCTCATGCCTATTACCTGAAGCATCAGTTCTACCCAACGGTGGTGTATCTGACCAAATCGAGCCCCAGCATGGCA GTTCTCTACATTCAGGCTTTCGTTTTGGTTTTCCTCCTGGGCAAATTCATGGGCAAAGTGTTTTTTGGCCAGCTCCGAGCAGCAGAAATGGAG cacctACTTGAGCGATCATGGTATGCGGTCACGGAAACTTGCCTGGCCTTCACCGTCTTCAGAGATGACTTCAGTCCCCGCTTTGTGGCCCTCTTCACTCTCCTCCTGTTCCTCAAGTGCTTCCACTGGCTTGCTGAGGACCGGGTGGACTTT ATGGAGAGGAGTCCAAACATCTCCTGGCTCTTTCATTTCCGCATAATCT CTCTGATGCTCTTGTTGGGCGTCCTGGATTTCCTGTTTGTCAGCCATGCCTACCACAGCATCCTCACCCGGGGAGCCTCTGTCCAGCTGGTCTTTGGGTTTGAG TATGCCATCCTCATGACCATGGTGCTCACAATCTTCATAAAGTACATTCTGCATTCAGTTGACCTGCAGAGTGAGAATCCATGGGACAACAAGGCGGTCTACATGCTGTACACGGAGCTCTTCACAG GCTTCATTAAAGTGCTGCTGTACATGGCCTTCATGACAATCATGATCAAAGTGCACACTTTCCCTCTCTTCGCCATCCGGCCCATGTACCTGGCAATGAG GCAGTTCAAGAGAGCTGTGACTGATGCCATCATGTCACGCCGCGCCATTCGCAACATGAACACTCT ATATCCTGATGCCACTCCAGAAGAGCTTCAGGCCATGGATAATGTGTGCATTATCTGCCGGGAGGAGATGGTGATGGGTGCTAAACGCCTGCCATGCAACCACATATTCCACACCAG cTGCCTGCGTTCCTGGTTCCAGCGGCAGCAGACCTGCCCCACCTGCCGCATGGATGTCCTCCgtgcctccctccccactcagtCTCAAACGCCACCTGAGCAACAGGAGCAAGCGCAGCAACAGCAGCCACCGCCGCACCATCCTCCACTGATTCCCCAGCCGCCTAACT TCCCCCAAGGAATCCTGCCCCCGTTTCCTCCTGGGATGTTCCCTCTCTGGCCTCCCATAGGTCCATTTCCTCCAGTGCCTGGTGTCCAGCCACCCAACAATGCAGAGAATCCCTCTGCTGCTTCCAGTGTACCCTCCACTTCAGGCATTCAGACAACAG CAAGTACCTCGAGACCTGGTGGTGATTCAGCATCTGGATCTGACACAGCCCCTGTGGGAGCAGTGCCTggctttcccttccctcccccatggaTGGGAATGTCATTGCCACCTCTATTTG GCTTCCCTCCCATGCCTGTGCCACCCGCCGGGTTTGCTGGGTTGACAGATGAAGAGCTCCGTGCCATGGAAGGCCATGACCGGCAGCATCTGGAAGCCAGGCTCCAGTGTCTGCAGAACATCCACACACTCCTAGATGCAGCCATGTTACAGATAAACCAGTATCTCACCGTTCTGGCGACCATTGG GTCACCCCGTCCTACGCAGCTGCCAAGCTCCCTAAACACTTCGACCTCCTCTCAAGAGCCACCcaccagagaatccaccactttcaaTTCACCCAACAGTACCTCTTCCCCAGGGACCTCTCCAGCAGTGGAACCAGACTCAACAGGTCAAACAG ATGATCCATCTGGATTGGTGGGTGCGGAGGGATACACAGAGCCAGCTGGGCACGAGGAAGAAGAGGAGCAGCCTTTACCGGGGGAGCCTGACACAGCTGAGCTTCGCAGGCGCCGGCTTCAGAAACTGGaatcctcctctcccccttcccattga
- the SYVN1 gene encoding E3 ubiquitin-protein ligase synoviolin isoform X1: MDRLGGAAGRWAGAMFRTAVMMAASLALTSVVVAHAYYLKHQFYPTVVYLTKSSPSMAVLYIQAFVLVFLLGKFMGKVFFGQLRAAEMEHLLERSWYAVTETCLAFTVFRDDFSPRFVALFTLLLFLKCFHWLAEDRVDFMERSPNISWLFHFRIISLMLLLGVLDFLFVSHAYHSILTRGASVQLVFGFEYAILMTMVLTIFIKYILHSVDLQSENPWDNKAVYMLYTELFTGFIKVLLYMAFMTIMIKVHTFPLFAIRPMYLAMRQFKRAVTDAIMSRRAIRNMNTLYPDATPEELQAMDNVCIICREEMVMGAKRLPCNHIFHTSCLRSWFQRQQTCPTCRMDVLRASLPTQSQTPPEQQEQAQQQQPPPHHPPLIPQPPNFPQGILPPFPPGMFPLWPPIGPFPPVPGVQPPNNAENPSAASSVPSTSGIQTTASTSRPGGDSASGSDTAPVGAVPGFPFPPPWMGMSLPPLFGFPPMPVPPAGFAGLTDEELRAMEGHDRQHLEARLQCLQNIHTLLDAAMLQINQYLTVLATIGSPRPTQLPSSLNTSTSSQEPPTRESTTFNSPNSTSSPGTSPAVEPDSTGQTDDPSGLVGAEGYTEPAGHEEEEEQPLPGEPDTAELRRRRLQKLESSSPPSH, translated from the exons ATGGACCGATTGGGGGGTGCAGCAG GTCGTTGGGCTGGGGCGATGTTCCGAACGGCAGTCATGATGGCTGCCAGCCTGGCTCTGACATCGGTGGTAGTGGCTCATGCCTATTACCTGAAGCATCAGTTCTACCCAACGGTGGTGTATCTGACCAAATCGAGCCCCAGCATGGCA GTTCTCTACATTCAGGCTTTCGTTTTGGTTTTCCTCCTGGGCAAATTCATGGGCAAAGTGTTTTTTGGCCAGCTCCGAGCAGCAGAAATGGAG cacctACTTGAGCGATCATGGTATGCGGTCACGGAAACTTGCCTGGCCTTCACCGTCTTCAGAGATGACTTCAGTCCCCGCTTTGTGGCCCTCTTCACTCTCCTCCTGTTCCTCAAGTGCTTCCACTGGCTTGCTGAGGACCGGGTGGACTTT ATGGAGAGGAGTCCAAACATCTCCTGGCTCTTTCATTTCCGCATAATCT CTCTGATGCTCTTGTTGGGCGTCCTGGATTTCCTGTTTGTCAGCCATGCCTACCACAGCATCCTCACCCGGGGAGCCTCTGTCCAGCTGGTCTTTGGGTTTGAG TATGCCATCCTCATGACCATGGTGCTCACAATCTTCATAAAGTACATTCTGCATTCAGTTGACCTGCAGAGTGAGAATCCATGGGACAACAAGGCGGTCTACATGCTGTACACGGAGCTCTTCACAG GCTTCATTAAAGTGCTGCTGTACATGGCCTTCATGACAATCATGATCAAAGTGCACACTTTCCCTCTCTTCGCCATCCGGCCCATGTACCTGGCAATGAG GCAGTTCAAGAGAGCTGTGACTGATGCCATCATGTCACGCCGCGCCATTCGCAACATGAACACTCT ATATCCTGATGCCACTCCAGAAGAGCTTCAGGCCATGGATAATGTGTGCATTATCTGCCGGGAGGAGATGGTGATGGGTGCTAAACGCCTGCCATGCAACCACATATTCCACACCAG cTGCCTGCGTTCCTGGTTCCAGCGGCAGCAGACCTGCCCCACCTGCCGCATGGATGTCCTCCgtgcctccctccccactcagtCTCAAACGCCACCTGAGCAACAGGAGCAAGCGCAGCAACAGCAGCCACCGCCGCACCATCCTCCACTGATTCCCCAGCCGCCTAACT TCCCCCAAGGAATCCTGCCCCCGTTTCCTCCTGGGATGTTCCCTCTCTGGCCTCCCATAGGTCCATTTCCTCCAGTGCCTGGTGTCCAGCCACCCAACAATGCAGAGAATCCCTCTGCTGCTTCCAGTGTACCCTCCACTTCAGGCATTCAGACAACAG CAAGTACCTCGAGACCTGGTGGTGATTCAGCATCTGGATCTGACACAGCCCCTGTGGGAGCAGTGCCTggctttcccttccctcccccatggaTGGGAATGTCATTGCCACCTCTATTTG GCTTCCCTCCCATGCCTGTGCCACCCGCCGGGTTTGCTGGGTTGACAGATGAAGAGCTCCGTGCCATGGAAGGCCATGACCGGCAGCATCTGGAAGCCAGGCTCCAGTGTCTGCAGAACATCCACACACTCCTAGATGCAGCCATGTTACAGATAAACCAGTATCTCACCGTTCTGGCGACCATTGG GTCACCCCGTCCTACGCAGCTGCCAAGCTCCCTAAACACTTCGACCTCCTCTCAAGAGCCACCcaccagagaatccaccactttcaaTTCACCCAACAGTACCTCTTCCCCAGGGACCTCTCCAGCAGTGGAACCAGACTCAACAGGTCAAACAG ATGATCCATCTGGATTGGTGGGTGCGGAGGGATACACAGAGCCAGCTGGGCACGAGGAAGAAGAGGAGCAGCCTTTACCGGGGGAGCCTGACACAGCTGAGCTTCGCAGGCGCCGGCTTCAGAAACTGGaatcctcctctcccccttcccattga